Proteins found in one Clostridia bacterium genomic segment:
- the yajC gene encoding preprotein translocase subunit YajC translates to MVSLLPTQGWTATIIYLVLFFAILYFLMIRPQQQQQKKRQKMLSELKVNDPVITVGGIHGRITKVKDTSVMVRIADKVEIEVEKTGIGYVGGKEGD, encoded by the coding sequence ATGGTGTCTTTATTGCCCACGCAAGGTTGGACAGCAACAATTATCTACCTGGTTTTGTTCTTTGCCATTTTGTATTTCCTAATGATCCGGCCTCAGCAGCAGCAGCAAAAGAAGCGCCAAAAGATGCTAAGCGAACTTAAGGTTAACGATCCCGTTATCACCGTAGGTGGCATTCATGGGCGCATTACTAAAGTCAAAGACACCAGCGTCATGGTGCGTATTGCTGATAAAGTGGAAATTGAAGTGGAGAAAACTGGGATAGGTTATGTTGGAGGCAAAGAAGGCGACTAG
- the secD gene encoding protein translocase subunit SecD translates to MYRGSLGRLLVVTAAIILAGVLATGPILRHMNLGLDLRGGVHVTLQAKETQGKPVSAEDMSQLQAVMRERVDQLGVSEPIIQQEGANRLIVELAGVKNPDEAVKLIGKTALLEFRTEDNQKVILTGRDLKTAKAVFNQQTNKPEIALEFNPDGTRIFAQETRRLVQQYPDERDPKRVIGIYLDGQPLTTPTVQQEIPDGKAVITGNFTYDEAANLAALLRGGALPVNVEIIEKRTVGPTLGTDSLAKSQIAVVVALIAVALFMIVLYRVPGVVADLSLVVYALIVLGALALAKATLTLPSIAALLLSVGMAVDANILIYERLKEELRRGKTLRAAVDAGFRHAFRTILDSNVTTVLAALVLWYFGSGPIRGFAVTLTIGIAASMFTAISLTRWLLGLVVSTGLFKDQRWYGVREVS, encoded by the coding sequence ATGTACAGGGGGAGTCTAGGCCGGTTACTGGTTGTAACGGCCGCCATTATCTTGGCCGGAGTATTAGCTACCGGGCCTATCCTGAGGCATATGAATTTGGGTTTAGACTTGCGAGGAGGCGTGCATGTAACTCTGCAGGCTAAGGAGACCCAGGGAAAGCCGGTCAGCGCAGAGGATATGAGCCAGCTACAAGCGGTGATGCGGGAGCGGGTTGATCAGCTTGGGGTTAGCGAACCAATTATCCAGCAGGAAGGCGCAAACCGCCTCATCGTAGAGCTAGCCGGGGTAAAAAACCCTGATGAAGCAGTGAAGCTCATTGGCAAGACAGCTCTTTTAGAGTTTCGAACCGAAGACAATCAAAAGGTCATTTTAACCGGCCGGGATCTCAAGACAGCTAAGGCGGTCTTTAACCAGCAAACCAATAAGCCGGAAATTGCTCTGGAATTTAACCCGGATGGCACCAGGATTTTTGCCCAAGAAACTAGGCGGTTGGTACAGCAGTACCCGGATGAGAGAGATCCCAAGCGAGTTATAGGGATTTACTTGGATGGTCAACCCCTAACTACGCCCACAGTCCAGCAGGAAATACCCGATGGGAAAGCGGTCATTACGGGAAACTTTACTTATGATGAAGCTGCCAATCTAGCCGCGCTCCTCCGGGGTGGCGCTCTGCCTGTAAATGTGGAGATTATAGAGAAGCGGACCGTCGGTCCCACCTTGGGTACTGACTCCTTGGCTAAGAGCCAGATTGCCGTTGTCGTAGCTTTGATTGCGGTAGCTCTGTTTATGATTGTCCTCTATCGGGTTCCGGGTGTAGTAGCCGATCTATCCTTAGTGGTTTATGCGCTGATTGTACTAGGGGCGTTGGCCCTAGCCAAAGCTACCCTTACTCTTCCTAGCATTGCGGCTTTGTTACTTTCAGTGGGCATGGCGGTGGATGCCAATATTTTGATTTATGAGCGATTAAAAGAGGAACTGCGACGGGGCAAAACCTTGAGGGCAGCGGTAGACGCTGGTTTCCGGCATGCGTTTCGTACCATTCTAGACTCTAACGTTACTACCGTATTGGCCGCCCTGGTCTTGTGGTACTTCGGTAGCGGGCCCATTCGCGGATTTGCGGTGACGCTGACCATTGGTATCGCCGCTAGTATGTTTACGGCAATTAGCCTCACTAGGTGGTTATTAGGGTTGGTTGTAAGTACCGGTCTTTTTAAGGATCAGCGGTGGTATGGCGTAAGGGAGGTATCCTAG
- a CDS encoding HD domain-containing protein: MVTLTEVQKDLEVETYITQGNQYLRAMGFTEHGHRHVKLVSSIAYNILERLGSQERDRELAAIAGYLHDIGNVAGRHNHAQAGALMAFTILRRLGMDPKEVARVVSAIGNHEEGQGRAVSPVAAALILADKSDVHRSRVYNQDPATFDLHDRVNFAVEKSFLRVEPAKKSITLELSIATKISPVVEYFEIFLSRMLMCQRAALVLGCRFGLEVNGNRLL, translated from the coding sequence GTGGTAACCCTAACCGAGGTCCAAAAGGATCTTGAAGTAGAAACCTATATAACTCAAGGCAACCAATATTTGAGGGCCATGGGTTTTACTGAGCATGGTCACCGGCATGTCAAACTAGTTTCAAGTATTGCTTATAATATTTTGGAACGTTTGGGCAGCCAAGAACGGGATCGCGAACTGGCTGCCATTGCTGGCTATTTGCATGACATTGGCAACGTAGCCGGCAGACATAACCACGCTCAAGCAGGTGCCTTAATGGCGTTTACGATTCTGCGCCGGCTAGGAATGGACCCCAAAGAGGTCGCCAGAGTTGTGTCAGCTATTGGAAACCATGAAGAAGGGCAAGGGCGTGCAGTCAGCCCGGTGGCAGCTGCCCTGATCCTGGCTGACAAATCTGATGTCCATCGCTCTCGGGTATACAATCAAGATCCGGCCACATTTGACCTTCATGACCGGGTTAACTTCGCGGTGGAAAAGTCCTTTCTTCGGGTAGAGCCTGCCAAAAAGAGCATCACCTTAGAACTATCTATTGCTACCAAGATCAGCCCGGTAGTGGAGTACTTCGAGATTTTTTTGAGTCGCATGCTAATGTGCCAACGAGCTGCTTTAGTTTTGGGTTGTCGCTTTGGGTTAGAGGTTAACGGGAATAGACTTTTATAA